From the Crateriforma spongiae genome, one window contains:
- a CDS encoding MBL fold metallo-hydrolase: MIFEQHFVPGLAIASYLVGDEKTSQAAVIDPTRDVETYVQFAKRNGLHIKYILETHVHADFVCGSMELKARLNGDAEIITSGYGGDDWAQAFADRHVQANETVEFGDIKLGFEHVPGHTPEHIAITLYDRSRSDDTPWVLFSGDFLFVGDVGRPDLLGDDQKQKLARELYQSVFQRLDDIPDITEIFPAHGAGSLCGKAIGSRRSSTVGFERKFNESLRPLPEERWVRKLLDQMPMSPPYFKRMKAINRDGAPIIGPELPGQIRQTAKAVRDRVCENCLIVDTRSKEAFAAAHIPGSISIPNGQNLPTWAGWVLPYDRPVMIVVDDPNDMSEVTTHLLRVGFDDVCGYLEGGIDAWEGAGYPIARLQTMSVHDLNRKLDSEKRLTVLDVRTEKEWNGGHIDGAIHIHGGQLQDRIDEVPKDGPIAVVCGSGYRASIAASFLLRHGFDDVTNVIGGMSAWKAADLATT, encoded by the coding sequence ATGATTTTCGAACAGCACTTCGTTCCCGGTCTTGCAATCGCGTCCTATCTGGTCGGTGACGAAAAGACGTCACAGGCTGCCGTCATCGATCCCACACGTGACGTCGAAACCTACGTCCAGTTTGCGAAACGGAACGGCCTGCACATCAAGTACATCTTGGAAACTCATGTGCACGCAGATTTCGTCTGTGGTTCCATGGAATTGAAAGCACGGCTGAACGGCGACGCCGAGATCATCACCAGCGGGTACGGCGGCGATGACTGGGCACAGGCGTTTGCAGATCGCCATGTCCAAGCGAACGAGACCGTGGAGTTTGGTGATATCAAACTTGGGTTCGAGCATGTCCCTGGGCACACACCCGAACACATCGCAATCACTCTGTACGATCGCTCCCGCAGCGACGATACCCCATGGGTGCTGTTCAGCGGTGACTTTTTGTTTGTCGGCGATGTCGGCCGGCCTGACTTGCTGGGCGACGATCAGAAACAAAAGTTGGCCCGCGAACTGTATCAAAGCGTTTTTCAGCGACTGGATGACATCCCCGACATCACGGAGATCTTTCCTGCTCATGGGGCAGGCTCTCTGTGTGGCAAAGCGATCGGATCACGAAGATCGTCGACCGTCGGATTCGAACGCAAGTTCAATGAATCTTTGCGACCGCTGCCGGAGGAGCGTTGGGTCCGCAAACTGTTGGACCAGATGCCGATGTCGCCTCCCTATTTCAAGAGGATGAAGGCGATCAACCGTGATGGGGCACCGATCATCGGCCCCGAATTGCCGGGCCAGATTCGACAAACCGCAAAGGCAGTCCGCGACCGTGTGTGTGAAAACTGTTTGATCGTCGACACGCGATCCAAAGAAGCCTTTGCCGCGGCGCACATCCCAGGATCGATCAGCATTCCCAACGGCCAAAACTTGCCCACATGGGCGGGATGGGTTTTGCCCTACGACCGTCCGGTGATGATCGTCGTCGACGATCCCAATGACATGTCCGAGGTCACGACTCACTTGCTGCGGGTTGGCTTCGACGACGTCTGCGGTTACTTGGAGGGTGGTATCGACGCCTGGGAAGGTGCGGGATATCCGATCGCACGTCTGCAGACGATGTCCGTCCACGACCTGAACCGAAAATTAGACTCCGAAAAACGCTTAACCGTTCTGGACGTTCGTACGGAAAAGGAATGGAACGGCGGGCATATCGATGGTGCCATTCATATCCACGGCGGCCAGTTGCAAGATCGCATTGATGAAGTCCCTAAAGACGGGCCCATCGCGGTGGTCTGCGGTTCCGGCTATCGCGCGTCGATCGCCGCGTCATTCTTGCTTCGACACGGTTTTGATGACGTGACCAACGTGATCGGCGGCATGTCAGCCTGGAAAGCGGCCGACTTGGCCACGACGTGA
- a CDS encoding serine/threonine-protein kinase encodes MNIRQQKLPIQILEQIDDRCAAFEKAWQTGNPPSIESVLSEGVSDQERDVLLAELIVLDADYRRRRGESPEASQYLDRFPDHADDIRDALNEGDRPSSGFVPPPVQRVADMFPNLQVIELLGAGGMGAVYKAKQEGLDRVVALKILPAEFAHDAKFSLRFTREARTLAKLNHPNIVSVFEFGNVQDTFFFLMEFVDGPTLRDVVRAGGLSPKHALEIIPHLCDALQYAHDNGVIHRDIKPENILLTHQGTVKIVDFGLSRLLDSPSQATDLTGTHQVMGTPRYMAPEQFEGTHQVDHRADIYSLGVVFYEMLTGELPMGRFAAPSQKVAIDVRLDEVVLRTLEKEPSQRYQAASEIKSDLKSIADSNDSGLAATLVAGEIPVESMADHPGQRIPVDVDRGGVQQQESATRWLLTRRDLMNQVQSALKPLFRWQAVQIIVGVLLIGLGAFGWSQNIGNPTRVAIGIIVHVYGVVFIAAAIAVMTRMKRIDYSQSVDDVRSSITRVRDLYLRLTPLIGFPWWLMWIPAGVAAGLDQVLHPNVLVPSLTIGLVGMLFSYWLYVRVQRPGSKNAELWKDKFAGNSFRNAAKLLDECRSLGIR; translated from the coding sequence ATGAACATCCGTCAACAGAAATTGCCGATCCAGATTCTGGAGCAAATCGATGATCGCTGTGCCGCCTTCGAAAAGGCTTGGCAGACCGGCAATCCTCCGTCGATTGAATCTGTTTTATCCGAAGGGGTTTCCGATCAGGAACGTGACGTTCTGCTGGCCGAGTTGATTGTTTTGGATGCCGATTATCGACGTCGACGCGGCGAATCGCCCGAAGCGAGCCAGTATCTGGATCGTTTTCCCGACCATGCCGATGACATTCGGGATGCCTTGAACGAAGGCGATCGGCCGTCCAGTGGTTTTGTTCCGCCGCCGGTCCAGCGTGTCGCGGACATGTTTCCCAATTTGCAGGTGATCGAACTGTTGGGGGCCGGCGGCATGGGAGCCGTCTATAAGGCCAAACAAGAAGGGCTCGATCGCGTCGTGGCATTGAAGATTCTGCCGGCGGAATTTGCCCACGACGCCAAGTTCTCGTTGCGGTTCACTCGCGAAGCACGCACGTTGGCCAAGTTAAATCATCCCAACATCGTGTCGGTCTTCGAATTCGGAAACGTCCAGGACACGTTCTTCTTTCTGATGGAGTTCGTTGATGGACCGACGTTGCGTGACGTCGTCCGCGCCGGCGGCCTGTCACCCAAGCATGCCTTGGAAATCATTCCTCATCTGTGTGACGCTTTGCAGTACGCGCACGACAACGGGGTGATCCACCGCGACATCAAGCCGGAAAACATTTTGCTGACACATCAGGGCACCGTCAAAATCGTCGACTTTGGGTTGTCGCGACTGTTGGACAGCCCCAGCCAGGCGACTGACCTGACCGGAACCCATCAGGTGATGGGAACGCCCCGCTATATGGCACCCGAACAATTCGAAGGAACGCACCAGGTGGATCATCGCGCCGATATCTATTCGCTGGGGGTGGTGTTCTACGAGATGCTGACTGGTGAGTTGCCCATGGGGCGTTTCGCGGCACCGTCCCAAAAGGTTGCCATCGATGTTCGGCTGGATGAGGTCGTTTTGCGAACTTTGGAAAAAGAACCAAGCCAGCGTTATCAGGCGGCCAGCGAGATCAAGTCGGACTTGAAGTCAATCGCTGACAGCAACGATTCCGGTTTGGCGGCTACATTGGTCGCGGGCGAGATCCCTGTGGAATCGATGGCTGATCATCCCGGCCAGCGCATTCCTGTCGATGTCGATCGCGGTGGTGTGCAACAGCAAGAGTCCGCCACACGTTGGTTGTTGACCCGTCGCGACTTGATGAATCAAGTGCAATCGGCACTGAAACCGTTGTTTCGCTGGCAGGCCGTTCAGATCATCGTCGGCGTGCTGTTGATCGGACTGGGGGCTTTCGGGTGGTCGCAGAACATCGGGAATCCAACCCGCGTGGCCATAGGCATCATCGTTCATGTCTACGGTGTGGTGTTCATCGCAGCCGCCATCGCCGTGATGACACGGATGAAACGAATCGATTATTCGCAATCGGTCGACGATGTACGATCCAGTATCACCCGCGTTCGTGATTTGTACCTGCGATTGACACCGTTGATTGGTTTTCCTTGGTGGCTGATGTGGATCCCCGCCGGTGTCGCCGCTGGACTGGATCAAGTCTTGCATCCGAACGTCTTGGTTCCGTCATTGACCATCGGCCTGGTGGGAATGCTGTTCTCGTATTGGTTGTATGTGCGAGTCCAAAGGCCCGGAAGCAAAAACGCCGAACTCTGGAAAGACAAATTTGCCGGGAACAGTTTTCGCAATGCGGCCAAGCTGTTGGATGAATGTCGATCCTTGGGGATCCGGTGA
- a CDS encoding ECF-type sigma factor: MSDTHEVSHWIDQVKAGDSLAANQIWHRYFDRLVRVVRRQLLGQNRAVSDEEDVVLSVFDSFYEAAEQGRFPNLADRDDLWYLLLRMSARKVVDKRRHDSRRRRGGRATVGSIDAAADDDQTIEIIGDEPSPEMVLMMRETVERFFSHLGVGQLRDLAGAKLEGYSNAEMAERFGCSERTIERRLHLIRQKCQQELLATDEHPSTEIADPDSGANR, encoded by the coding sequence ATGTCCGACACTCACGAGGTCAGCCATTGGATTGATCAGGTCAAGGCGGGCGATTCGTTGGCAGCCAATCAAATTTGGCACCGATACTTTGACCGACTTGTTCGCGTCGTGCGGCGGCAATTGCTGGGACAAAACCGAGCGGTCAGCGATGAAGAAGACGTGGTGCTAAGCGTCTTTGACAGCTTCTATGAGGCGGCCGAGCAAGGAAGGTTTCCAAATTTGGCAGACCGCGATGACCTGTGGTACTTGTTGTTGCGGATGTCGGCCCGCAAAGTCGTGGATAAGCGGCGGCACGATTCGCGGCGGCGACGCGGCGGTCGGGCCACCGTCGGTTCGATCGACGCGGCGGCGGACGACGATCAAACGATTGAGATCATCGGTGATGAACCTTCGCCGGAGATGGTTCTGATGATGCGAGAGACGGTCGAGCGTTTTTTTTCGCATTTGGGTGTCGGGCAGCTTCGCGATTTGGCGGGTGCCAAGTTAGAGGGCTACTCGAACGCGGAAATGGCCGAGCGTTTTGGGTGTTCCGAACGGACGATCGAACGTCGTCTGCATTTGATTCGACAGAAATGCCAACAGGAATTGCTCGCCACCGATGAACATCCGTCAACAGAAATTGCCGATCCAGATTCTGGAGCAAATCGATGA
- a CDS encoding glycerophosphodiester phosphodiesterase family protein, giving the protein MACFVKDVSDSLISGLLYGLLAATMLGPSSSLADDPRPRDPHSAAVMHRISAETPRQLRELFRYTGHRLPVVSAHRGGAASGYPENCIATFEHTLSKCFALLEIDPRMTKDGEVIVHHDATLDRTTTGTGKVVEKTLSELKQYRLKDIDGVVTNHVIPTLDEVLHWAKGKTVLVLDQKDVPLETRVNIITKHHAESYAMMIVGSLKDVRACHAMNPDIMMEVMIPSHEKLKAFDASGVPWENVIAFLGHQPPTDPSLYEAVHQKGTLAMVGTSRNLDRQFFTRAVADDESLRRDYRQLLRRGADMIETDLPREIGPLLYTDHPAVPTSKRPLMMVQPTMPR; this is encoded by the coding sequence ATGGCGTGCTTTGTGAAAGACGTTTCTGATTCATTGATCAGTGGGCTTCTGTATGGGCTGTTGGCCGCCACCATGCTGGGACCATCATCGTCGCTTGCCGACGATCCTCGCCCTCGCGACCCGCATTCGGCTGCGGTGATGCACCGGATTTCTGCCGAAACACCCCGGCAACTGCGAGAACTGTTTCGCTACACCGGTCATCGTTTGCCCGTGGTCAGTGCTCATCGCGGCGGCGCGGCCAGCGGATATCCCGAAAACTGTATCGCGACCTTTGAACACACATTGTCAAAATGCTTTGCGCTCTTGGAAATCGATCCGCGGATGACCAAAGACGGCGAAGTGATCGTTCACCATGATGCGACGCTGGATCGAACGACGACGGGTACGGGAAAGGTGGTCGAAAAGACGCTGTCGGAATTGAAACAGTACCGATTGAAAGACATCGATGGCGTGGTCACGAATCATGTCATTCCAACGTTGGATGAAGTGCTGCATTGGGCCAAGGGAAAGACTGTGCTGGTGTTGGATCAAAAGGATGTGCCGCTGGAAACACGCGTGAACATCATTACCAAACACCACGCCGAATCCTACGCGATGATGATCGTCGGCAGCTTGAAAGATGTGCGTGCCTGTCACGCCATGAACCCCGACATCATGATGGAGGTCATGATTCCCAGTCACGAAAAGCTGAAGGCCTTTGACGCATCGGGAGTCCCCTGGGAAAACGTGATTGCCTTTCTGGGACATCAGCCTCCCACGGACCCATCGCTGTACGAAGCCGTTCATCAAAAGGGAACGCTGGCGATGGTCGGGACATCAAGGAATCTGGATCGTCAGTTTTTCACCCGTGCAGTCGCGGATGACGAATCGCTTCGGCGTGATTATCGGCAATTGTTGCGTCGGGGCGCTGATATGATCGAAACTGACCTGCCTCGGGAAATCGGCCCGCTGTTGTACACCGACCATCCGGCGGTTCCGACGTCCAAGCGGCCGTTGATGATGGTCCAGCCGACGATGCCGCGCTGA
- a CDS encoding DUF4956 domain-containing protein: MPEWMMNVNASEVDPTVTTLGMRLVLAWLCGMVVAWIARSRRPAGEPDTLSLTLILMSILIAMATQIIGDNIARAFSLVGALSIVRFRTAVPATRDVAFVLAAVVAGMAVGAGQYWVVGLGLSVVAVATFLNSSKPPSGKAESNKGEKKTKAWRLTLQVGLSATDGWESEISRFADSYELLSAETTRRGAAMEMLYRVTPSANSNAVEMIAALNGVPSVESVSAKMT; the protein is encoded by the coding sequence ATGCCTGAATGGATGATGAATGTGAATGCGTCGGAGGTCGATCCGACGGTGACGACCTTGGGCATGCGATTGGTCTTGGCTTGGCTGTGTGGCATGGTCGTCGCCTGGATCGCCCGCAGTCGTCGTCCGGCGGGGGAACCGGATACGTTGTCGCTGACATTGATTCTGATGAGCATCTTGATCGCGATGGCGACACAGATCATCGGTGACAATATTGCGCGAGCGTTCAGTCTTGTCGGCGCCCTTTCGATCGTGCGTTTTCGCACCGCCGTTCCGGCGACCCGCGACGTTGCCTTTGTGTTGGCCGCCGTTGTGGCCGGCATGGCAGTGGGGGCCGGCCAGTACTGGGTCGTCGGCCTCGGGCTTTCGGTCGTTGCAGTTGCGACGTTCCTGAACTCATCCAAACCGCCTTCTGGCAAGGCCGAATCGAACAAGGGTGAAAAGAAGACCAAAGCGTGGCGTTTGACTTTGCAGGTCGGTTTAAGCGCGACCGACGGTTGGGAAAGCGAGATCAGTCGCTTCGCCGACAGCTATGAATTGCTGTCAGCGGAAACCACACGTCGTGGGGCCGCGATGGAGATGCTGTACCGTGTCACTCCTTCAGCCAACAGCAACGCGGTGGAAATGATCGCCGCACTGAACGGCGTCCCCAGCGTCGAATCGGTCTCGGCCAAGATGACGTGA
- a CDS encoding polyphosphate polymerase domain-containing protein, whose translation MNQPSTQIPDQKRPTMKRIEMKFRLDDCIADQVAQWAREHMDVDPNCHCDDDDRYQVCNLYLDSPELDLLRATGRVGRTKHRIRRYGNESSLWLETKRKKRMVVKKRRSSVVEADFYACCGAAAYGASGGLSVFRGESAVDAVGDHWFSRRVFRRGLQPTVHIAYRRFARTAQIDGQTVRLTIDDGMTASPADGWTVPHASGFRPDVRFGNGKVLELKFHGILPLMFKDLLRTFTIPASGFSKYRHAMQALAASRGEGSMDSQVESLCYA comes from the coding sequence ATGAACCAGCCAAGTACCCAGATTCCGGACCAGAAACGTCCCACGATGAAACGCATCGAGATGAAATTCCGTCTTGATGATTGCATCGCTGACCAGGTCGCCCAGTGGGCTCGTGAACACATGGATGTGGATCCGAATTGCCACTGTGACGATGACGATCGGTATCAGGTCTGCAATCTGTATTTGGATTCGCCCGAGTTGGATCTGTTGCGTGCGACTGGTCGGGTGGGACGGACCAAGCACCGCATTCGACGTTACGGAAACGAATCGTCGCTGTGGTTGGAAACCAAACGCAAGAAGCGAATGGTGGTCAAAAAGCGACGGTCGTCGGTTGTCGAAGCGGACTTCTACGCTTGCTGCGGTGCCGCAGCGTATGGGGCGTCAGGCGGGCTTTCGGTCTTCCGCGGTGAATCAGCGGTCGATGCGGTGGGGGATCATTGGTTCTCTCGCCGAGTGTTCCGGCGCGGGCTTCAGCCGACGGTGCACATCGCCTATCGCCGCTTCGCTCGTACCGCACAGATCGACGGTCAGACCGTTCGGCTGACGATCGATGATGGCATGACTGCGTCCCCGGCGGACGGTTGGACCGTTCCACACGCGTCGGGATTTCGCCCGGACGTCCGGTTTGGCAATGGCAAGGTTTTGGAACTGAAGTTCCATGGCATCCTGCCACTGATGTTCAAAGACCTGTTGCGAACCTTCACGATCCCTGCGTCCGGGTTTTCGAAGTACCGGCACGCGATGCAAGCCCTTGCCGCGAGCCGTGGGGAAGGCTCGATGGATTCCCAGGTGGAGTCGCTTTGTTATGCCTGA